In Kordiimonas pumila, a single genomic region encodes these proteins:
- the acnA gene encoding aconitate hydratase AcnA, which produces MLEAQILSLPLSLGSKLERMPWIHRILAENLLRHASINEDASVAAQRWLVEGHTDVDLPFYPARIMMHDTTCGPALVDLAALRSTIAEQGGDPETINPVLRVDVSTDHSLAIDYFGTPDALQQNMAAEMRRNSERFSFMKWASRTFENMHVYPPGTGIMHTINLEQLASVVQEGVWHGSKWCFPDTLIGTDSHTPMVNGIGVLAWGVGGLEAESVMLDMPVMLRVPEVVGVYLSGYLNEGVTATDLALTITKLLRDTAVNSRFVEFFGPGVSSLTAGERSVVANMAPEYGGATGYFPVDEKTIKYLQSTGRDQSHIVMVEDYTKRQKLWFDPEATPDYDEVTALDLCTVQASVAGPHRPQDLHPLSSASEILPLTSKKGERAKWPQKPIVLSAITSCTNTSDPRLLVMAGLVAKKAHKLGLSLPKWMKTSFAPGSPATAMYLERAGVLSDLNALGFGITGYGCTVCIGNSGPLTEMSASAIDAGEIEPVAVLSGNRNFSGRVHRQIENSFLVSPPLVIAYALAADFSVNLTKGPISHTPEGKPVYLYDIWPSAAEIDAALTKASHPADYSKAFKTAEASIEWRTLKTPKGVQYPWDEASTYIRRPPFAAYGNKPRIGTYTAYPLLVVGNDITTDHISPAGTIAPTSDAAMWLQEYGEDIADLNVYSARRGNWEVMIRGLFNNRSVVNMLAETIPAGQTVHAPSGELMPLWLAADRYRQGGDSVVIVAGERYGMGSSRDWAAKGVYLLGVRAVLALSFERIHRSNLINMGIIPLILPVELAPANMKLCSSDTISVGAAEANLTTHADIECRIISQSKGERIFFARAAIETQAEVETLKMGGMLPRLISEKLSK; this is translated from the coding sequence ATGCTTGAAGCACAGATATTGTCGTTGCCGTTGAGCTTAGGTAGTAAACTGGAGCGTATGCCATGGATACACCGTATTCTGGCTGAAAATCTTTTACGCCATGCCTCCATTAATGAAGATGCTTCAGTGGCAGCGCAGCGCTGGCTTGTGGAGGGGCATACAGATGTGGACCTGCCTTTCTACCCCGCTAGAATTATGATGCATGATACAACTTGTGGCCCGGCTCTTGTGGACCTCGCTGCACTACGGTCTACCATTGCGGAGCAAGGCGGTGACCCTGAAACAATTAATCCTGTACTTCGTGTGGATGTATCGACAGACCATTCTCTTGCGATTGACTATTTTGGCACACCCGATGCTCTGCAGCAGAATATGGCAGCAGAAATGCGCCGTAATAGCGAGCGCTTTTCGTTCATGAAATGGGCCAGTCGCACATTCGAAAACATGCACGTGTATCCGCCTGGTACAGGTATCATGCACACCATTAACTTAGAACAATTGGCCTCTGTTGTACAGGAAGGTGTGTGGCATGGTAGCAAGTGGTGTTTTCCGGATACTTTGATCGGTACTGACAGCCATACACCAATGGTTAATGGGATTGGTGTTCTGGCATGGGGGGTTGGTGGGCTTGAGGCGGAAAGTGTTATGCTAGATATGCCTGTAATGCTGCGTGTACCGGAGGTGGTGGGTGTTTATCTCTCAGGGTACTTAAATGAGGGTGTTACAGCAACAGATTTGGCTCTGACTATCACGAAACTCTTGCGAGATACGGCTGTAAATAGCCGTTTTGTTGAGTTTTTTGGCCCCGGGGTGTCCAGTTTGACGGCCGGTGAGCGATCAGTAGTTGCTAATATGGCCCCAGAATACGGCGGGGCGACCGGCTATTTTCCTGTTGATGAAAAAACCATAAAATATCTTCAGTCAACGGGTAGAGACCAAAGTCATATAGTTATGGTTGAAGACTATACTAAGCGGCAAAAGCTATGGTTTGATCCCGAGGCTACCCCTGATTACGACGAAGTGACTGCGCTTGACTTGTGTACTGTGCAGGCAAGTGTTGCAGGCCCGCACCGTCCGCAGGACTTACATCCTCTATCTTCAGCAAGCGAGATATTACCTTTGACTTCGAAAAAGGGGGAGCGTGCTAAATGGCCTCAAAAGCCTATCGTCCTTTCTGCTATTACAAGCTGTACCAATACAAGCGATCCGCGCCTTCTTGTTATGGCTGGCCTTGTGGCAAAGAAAGCCCATAAGCTGGGCCTTAGCCTACCTAAATGGATGAAAACCAGCTTTGCCCCCGGCTCCCCGGCGACTGCCATGTATCTGGAAAGGGCAGGAGTGCTTTCTGATCTCAATGCTTTAGGATTTGGCATTACCGGCTATGGCTGTACGGTCTGTATTGGAAACTCTGGCCCTCTCACAGAAATGTCCGCGTCTGCGATTGATGCAGGTGAGATTGAGCCTGTTGCAGTATTAAGCGGGAATCGTAATTTCTCAGGGCGGGTACACCGTCAAATAGAAAATTCGTTTCTGGTATCCCCTCCTCTGGTCATAGCATATGCGCTTGCAGCAGATTTTTCAGTGAATCTGACCAAAGGTCCAATAAGCCACACACCAGAGGGTAAACCGGTTTACTTGTATGATATCTGGCCAAGTGCAGCAGAGATAGACGCGGCGCTGACAAAAGCCTCTCATCCGGCTGACTATAGTAAAGCCTTTAAAACAGCAGAAGCTTCAATCGAATGGCGCACCTTAAAAACACCGAAAGGTGTACAGTACCCTTGGGACGAGGCGTCAACCTATATCCGTAGGCCACCCTTTGCTGCATACGGTAATAAACCGCGTATTGGCACATACACAGCTTATCCGCTTTTGGTTGTGGGGAATGATATTACAACGGATCATATTTCCCCTGCAGGCACGATTGCACCGACTAGCGATGCAGCGATGTGGCTGCAAGAATACGGCGAAGATATTGCTGACCTTAATGTATATTCAGCACGTCGCGGCAATTGGGAAGTGATGATACGCGGACTATTTAACAACAGGTCTGTTGTTAATATGCTTGCTGAAACTATACCCGCAGGACAAACAGTGCATGCACCTTCTGGTGAACTTATGCCCTTGTGGCTCGCGGCGGACCGCTACCGGCAAGGCGGCGATTCTGTAGTTATTGTTGCGGGTGAGCGCTACGGCATGGGGTCATCCCGTGACTGGGCTGCAAAAGGTGTCTACTTGCTGGGTGTAAGAGCTGTTCTGGCGCTTAGTTTTGAACGCATCCATCGGTCTAATCTTATTAATATGGGGATCATACCGCTCATTTTGCCTGTAGAATTGGCACCCGCTAATATGAAGCTTTGTTCTTCTGACACCATCAGTGTTGGCGCGGCTGAGGCCAATCTTACAACACATGCGGATATAGAATGTCGTATCATTAGCCAAAGTAAAGGCGAAAGAATATTTTTTGCCCGTGCTGCGATCGAAACACAGGCAGAGGTCGAAACCCTGAAGATGGGTGGAATGTTGCCGCGCCTTATTTCTGAAAAGCTTTCAAAATAG
- a CDS encoding class I SAM-dependent methyltransferase, with product MAAKVPVQNDIATNTIGKHIFGLDTKGYQLGRPEYPEGLYAYLRNRGALFSNCRVFEVGPGTGQATRRLLAENVVTLAAIEPDPALAGNLRHACGDALALKVINSGIENAPLEQVSFDLGVAATSFHWVDQAKGLAAAMQLLKPNGYWAMWWNILHDPVHDLFSFEVLPLLKGVDLPPSLSGEMHEHYALQVNARLDDLRNAGFEATEYEVISTEVLMTAKQMRALYATFSMIRRLDETAREKTLSGIEAVVEKKFGGHVKRVFLTPLYLARKPRNVS from the coding sequence ATGGCAGCTAAGGTTCCTGTGCAGAACGATATCGCAACCAATACTATTGGTAAGCATATTTTTGGCTTAGATACAAAAGGATATCAGCTTGGTCGGCCTGAGTATCCTGAAGGGCTTTATGCGTATTTACGTAACCGGGGTGCTCTTTTTTCAAATTGCAGAGTGTTTGAAGTAGGCCCAGGAACAGGACAAGCAACAAGACGGTTACTGGCTGAAAATGTGGTAACTTTGGCTGCAATAGAACCTGATCCAGCTCTTGCTGGTAATTTACGCCATGCCTGTGGTGATGCACTGGCCCTTAAAGTTATAAATAGTGGCATTGAAAACGCCCCTCTAGAACAGGTTTCTTTTGATTTAGGTGTTGCAGCGACTTCTTTTCACTGGGTTGATCAGGCGAAAGGCTTGGCAGCCGCGATGCAACTTTTAAAGCCAAATGGCTATTGGGCCATGTGGTGGAATATTCTGCATGATCCGGTGCATGACCTTTTTAGTTTTGAAGTACTACCGCTTTTGAAAGGGGTGGATTTGCCGCCATCTTTAAGCGGCGAGATGCATGAACATTATGCACTACAAGTAAATGCTCGTCTGGATGACTTGAGAAATGCAGGCTTTGAAGCCACCGAGTATGAAGTGATAAGCACAGAAGTGCTGATGACTGCCAAACAAATGAGGGCACTTTATGCCACATTTTCCATGATTAGACGCCTTGATGAAACAGCCCGTGAAAAAACCCTTTCTGGTATAGAAGCGGTAGTCGAGAAAAAGTTTGGTGGTCATGTGAAGCGGGTTTTCCTGACGCCATTATATCTTGCTCGAAAGCCGCGTAACGTTTCATGA
- a CDS encoding cupin domain-containing protein has translation MKHPPVILRPAILPSKDRSGGIRTTPLVTAKVGSEQMLNGLTVLAPEAAVPLHIHNCEESVLVVSGAGKATIDGVEHDVASGDTTWIPAGIEHFFSNPSTTEPMIIFWTYTSIDATRTIIATGVTTRIDEEHKPS, from the coding sequence ATGAAACATCCGCCTGTTATTTTAAGGCCTGCCATACTGCCATCAAAAGACCGTAGCGGGGGTATTCGTACCACGCCGCTTGTGACTGCCAAGGTTGGATCAGAGCAGATGCTGAACGGCTTGACGGTGTTAGCGCCAGAGGCCGCTGTACCGCTACATATTCATAACTGTGAAGAGAGTGTGCTGGTTGTTTCTGGGGCAGGTAAGGCGACCATAGACGGTGTAGAGCATGATGTTGCATCAGGTGATACAACATGGATACCTGCTGGCATTGAGCATTTTTTCAGTAACCCCTCCACCACAGAACCTATGATAATCTTTTGGACCTACACCTCTATTGACGCAACGCGCACCATTATAGCAACCGGCGTCACAACACGCATCGATGAAGAACATAAGCCGAGCTAA
- a CDS encoding NAD-dependent succinate-semialdehyde dehydrogenase codes for MQYSCNPATGETLAKYDIQSASNVDIRLSAAITAQVGWRQKSLSQRAELLRSMADVLRTYKGEYARIITLEVGKPIREAEAEIEKCALNCDFYAERAPEWLADTKVEIEDLESFVVYDPLGIVLAIMPWNYPFWQVFRFLAPALAAGNGAVLKHAANVPQCALAIESALGEAGCPKGLFTSLLIETELVENLIKDPRIAAVTLTGSTAVGKIVASQAGAALKKQVLELGGSDPFIIFEDADIEKAAIGAVKGRFLNAGQSCVNAKRFIVVDKVADAFVTAFKAKTEALVMGDPMLPETDIGPMARANLRDQLHSQVQRTLAAGATLVLGGAPVEGRGFYYAPTILDNVTLDMAAFYEEIFGPVAAIIRVPDEDTAIRYANQTEFGLGASLWTENKVSAKKIARQIDAGAVFINKIVASDPHLPFGGIKQSGYGRELADVGLREFVNIKTLCVEKTKGRKL; via the coding sequence ATACAGTATTCCTGTAACCCTGCAACAGGCGAGACGTTAGCTAAGTATGACATACAGAGTGCAAGCAATGTAGACATCCGCCTTTCAGCGGCAATTACCGCGCAAGTGGGTTGGCGACAAAAAAGCTTGTCACAAAGAGCTGAGCTTCTGAGAAGTATGGCTGACGTACTGCGTACCTATAAAGGTGAGTATGCGCGGATCATTACCCTTGAGGTGGGTAAGCCTATAAGAGAAGCTGAGGCTGAAATTGAAAAGTGTGCACTGAACTGTGACTTTTACGCAGAGCGGGCGCCTGAATGGCTTGCTGATACAAAAGTTGAAATCGAGGACTTAGAAAGCTTTGTTGTATATGACCCGCTAGGAATTGTTCTAGCAATTATGCCGTGGAATTATCCTTTCTGGCAGGTTTTTCGCTTTTTAGCACCTGCACTTGCTGCAGGTAATGGTGCTGTTTTAAAACATGCGGCAAATGTACCGCAGTGCGCATTGGCAATTGAAAGTGCACTGGGGGAAGCAGGATGCCCAAAAGGACTTTTCACTTCTTTGTTGATTGAAACAGAGCTGGTTGAAAACCTTATAAAAGACCCAAGGATTGCTGCTGTCACACTTACTGGATCAACGGCTGTGGGCAAGATCGTTGCTTCGCAGGCTGGCGCAGCCCTTAAAAAGCAGGTACTTGAGCTTGGTGGGTCTGACCCTTTTATCATTTTCGAAGATGCAGATATTGAGAAAGCAGCGATTGGCGCTGTTAAAGGGCGTTTTCTAAATGCCGGGCAAAGCTGCGTAAATGCAAAGCGCTTTATTGTGGTTGATAAAGTTGCTGATGCATTTGTGACGGCGTTCAAGGCTAAGACTGAAGCTTTAGTGATGGGTGACCCTATGTTACCTGAAACAGATATTGGCCCTATGGCCCGGGCAAACCTCCGTGACCAATTGCATAGTCAGGTTCAGCGTACACTAGCGGCTGGCGCAACGCTCGTTCTTGGTGGTGCACCTGTAGAAGGGCGCGGCTTTTATTATGCGCCAACAATTCTGGATAATGTAACCCTTGATATGGCGGCTTTCTACGAAGAAATCTTTGGGCCAGTCGCCGCCATTATAAGGGTACCAGACGAAGACACTGCCATTCGCTACGCCAACCAGACAGAGTTTGGCCTTGGCGCTTCTTTGTGGACAGAAAATAAGGTGAGCGCGAAAAAAATAGCTCGCCAGATAGATGCGGGTGCCGTGTTTATCAATAAAATTGTGGCATCTGACCCACATCTGCCATTTGGCGGTATTAAGCAGTCAGGATATGGCCGTGAGCTGGCAGATGTTGGCTTGCGGGAATTTGTGAACATTAAAACGCTCTGCGTTGAAAAAACTAAGGGTCGTAAGCTATGA
- a CDS encoding isocitrate/isopropylmalate dehydrogenase family protein: protein MKFLLLPGDGIGPEISAATRKVLECLAEKCKFTLHLEQQDIGLASLKAQGSTLPDDVMHNISVVDGVVLGPVSHYEYPPRSQGGINPSAELRVVFELYANIRPCRSRPELTILRKPMDLVIVRENTEGFYSDRNMFAGTGEFMPDENMALSVRKITAKGSARVARAAFDLARGRRKKVTAVHKANVLKLSDGLFLREVRKVAEQYPDVELEEVIVDAAAALMIRTPERFDVMVTTNMFGDILSDEASELTGSLGLGGSINAGDGICVAQAQHGSAPDIAGQGIANPTSLILSSAMLLDWLGRRRGDGLLIAGAAALEAAVERVLDDPKSRTRDIGGSLGTAGFADAVCAAIKAAL, encoded by the coding sequence GTGAAATTTCTGCTGTTACCGGGTGATGGTATTGGCCCAGAGATCAGTGCCGCAACGCGTAAGGTGTTAGAATGTCTCGCTGAGAAGTGCAAATTCACCCTTCACCTTGAACAGCAAGACATAGGTCTTGCCAGTTTAAAGGCGCAAGGTAGCACCTTGCCAGATGACGTTATGCATAACATCTCTGTTGTAGATGGTGTTGTCCTTGGGCCGGTTTCTCATTATGAGTATCCGCCGCGCTCCCAAGGAGGGATTAATCCTTCTGCAGAGCTTAGGGTTGTGTTTGAGCTGTACGCAAATATCCGTCCATGTCGCTCACGGCCAGAACTTACAATTCTACGTAAGCCTATGGATCTTGTTATTGTGCGAGAGAATACGGAAGGCTTTTATTCTGACCGGAATATGTTTGCTGGCACTGGCGAGTTCATGCCTGACGAAAATATGGCTCTTTCTGTCCGTAAAATTACAGCAAAAGGGTCAGCTCGTGTAGCGCGTGCAGCATTTGATCTAGCGCGTGGGCGGCGCAAAAAGGTTACAGCTGTTCATAAAGCGAATGTGTTGAAGTTATCAGATGGCCTGTTTTTGCGCGAAGTACGGAAGGTTGCAGAACAATATCCGGATGTGGAATTGGAAGAAGTTATTGTCGATGCAGCGGCAGCCTTGATGATCCGTACCCCGGAGCGCTTTGATGTAATGGTAACAACCAATATGTTTGGCGATATCCTCTCAGATGAAGCTTCAGAACTGACGGGCAGTTTGGGCCTTGGTGGTTCAATCAATGCTGGAGACGGTATCTGTGTTGCGCAGGCACAGCATGGCTCTGCGCCTGATATTGCAGGGCAAGGTATAGCCAACCCCACGTCCCTTATTCTCTCAAGTGCAATGTTGCTTGATTGGCTTGGCCGTCGTCGGGGTGATGGTTTACTAATTGCTGGGGCCGCTGCACTTGAAGCTGCTGTTGAGCGGGTGCTTGACGATCCTAAAAGCAGAACACGGGATATAGGAGGCAGTCTGGGAACTGCAGGTTTTGCGGATGCTGTATGCGCTGCCATAAAGGCTGCACTGTGA
- a CDS encoding TonB-dependent siderophore receptor → MIKQDIRKILLATVSGVGLVSVCSVSVSAQNNEGGLELEEITVTAERSGFGTDVVQAGSFRGARVMDTPLTVSVISRDMIETQQAEGLLDALKNTAGVTSAQIATTTYSNLAIRGIDVENRGNYRLNGALPIINLIDLPLEDKVRVEALKGASALYYGFSAPSGIINLVMKRPTEEQYMAAKVSGSSRGAFTGHLDYGNTWGDGVFGARVNLVYGRVDSGIDNTSGKRFLASGAFDFKPTDNLTFSLDAERIYKTAGEPGVYRLTTKPQPTVDDPTPQVELPVFRDPTLNFGPGDWADYISGETNVLLAAKWKINPAWELSASAGTSRHSRDRNFNYIDFGNPLPDDMYNLNVGKAAGARHVNKNIRTELAGTFETGIVVHNVLFGAGQNVRDRYNSSTVNNAAPDSPCTSRGTLFYQQSLTNPVEFPSVPFCAPNYGTNNSRNSKINDIGYYVFDRISFGEIVDVLAGARRSDYTESALQTGEVKFSTKVWSFSGGLVVKPTDWVSVYGTYIEGLETTAGAPLTANNAGEDLPPTDSTQYELGVKIQPHKGLLFQAAYFDIKRGSAYVNAANFYVLDGSERYRGGEISLSGEVTDQLSIYASALLLKAKYDEGADTVFLTNSDGSPLLGADGSQRINTTLVGNRVENTPKVTLSVAADYKLEDLVPGLSVNGAVYHVGNRALNPSNNVLVPSYTTFDLGAAYTAEVGSRQTVFRINWVNVGNTRYWASTGGDLLAQAAPSTIKFSVGTEF, encoded by the coding sequence ATGATAAAACAAGATATCCGAAAAATATTGCTGGCAACAGTTAGTGGTGTGGGTTTGGTAAGTGTATGTTCTGTGTCTGTTTCTGCGCAGAACAACGAAGGTGGTCTTGAGCTGGAAGAAATTACGGTAACAGCAGAGCGTTCTGGCTTTGGTACTGATGTGGTTCAGGCCGGTAGTTTCCGTGGTGCTCGTGTTATGGATACGCCGCTTACTGTTAGTGTTATCTCTAGGGATATGATTGAGACGCAACAGGCAGAGGGGCTACTTGATGCGCTGAAGAACACCGCAGGTGTTACATCGGCTCAAATTGCTACAACAACATATAGCAATCTTGCCATTCGCGGTATTGATGTTGAGAATCGTGGCAACTACCGCTTGAATGGAGCGCTGCCGATCATTAACTTGATCGACCTGCCGCTTGAAGATAAGGTGAGGGTTGAAGCTCTTAAGGGAGCATCTGCCCTCTATTATGGTTTTTCTGCACCGTCAGGAATTATCAACCTTGTTATGAAGCGCCCAACTGAGGAGCAGTATATGGCTGCCAAGGTTTCTGGTAGCTCACGGGGTGCCTTCACGGGCCATCTGGATTATGGTAATACATGGGGTGATGGCGTTTTTGGCGCTCGTGTGAACCTTGTTTATGGTCGTGTGGATTCAGGGATTGATAATACAAGTGGTAAGCGGTTTTTGGCATCTGGTGCCTTTGATTTTAAACCAACGGATAATCTGACATTCTCGCTTGATGCAGAGCGGATTTATAAAACAGCAGGTGAGCCTGGTGTTTACCGTTTAACGACTAAGCCGCAGCCAACTGTTGATGATCCGACGCCGCAAGTTGAGTTACCTGTTTTCCGGGATCCTACTTTGAATTTTGGCCCAGGTGACTGGGCTGATTATATCTCTGGTGAAACAAACGTATTGCTGGCGGCTAAATGGAAAATTAACCCAGCATGGGAGTTGTCGGCTAGTGCGGGTACATCGCGCCATTCACGTGATCGTAACTTTAACTATATTGATTTTGGCAACCCGTTGCCAGATGATATGTATAACCTGAACGTCGGGAAGGCTGCGGGGGCGCGTCATGTTAATAAGAATATTCGTACAGAGTTGGCTGGTACCTTTGAAACAGGAATAGTGGTGCATAATGTACTTTTTGGTGCAGGTCAGAATGTGCGTGACAGGTATAATTCTTCTACAGTGAACAATGCGGCACCCGATAGTCCATGCACATCAAGAGGTACTCTCTTTTACCAACAAAGCCTTACTAATCCAGTTGAGTTTCCATCTGTACCGTTCTGCGCTCCTAATTATGGTACAAACAATAGTCGTAACTCAAAGATTAACGATATAGGATACTATGTTTTTGACCGTATCTCTTTTGGCGAAATTGTTGATGTTCTGGCAGGGGCTAGGCGTTCTGATTACACAGAATCAGCTTTGCAAACAGGTGAAGTAAAGTTTAGCACTAAAGTCTGGTCGTTCTCTGGTGGGCTTGTTGTTAAGCCGACTGATTGGGTAAGTGTTTATGGTACCTATATTGAAGGGCTCGAAACAACTGCAGGGGCGCCGTTAACCGCTAATAATGCCGGAGAAGATTTGCCACCTACAGATAGTACTCAATATGAACTTGGTGTTAAAATTCAGCCTCATAAGGGCTTGCTTTTTCAGGCTGCTTATTTTGACATAAAGAGGGGATCTGCCTATGTGAATGCAGCTAATTTTTATGTGCTCGATGGCAGCGAGCGGTATCGTGGTGGGGAGATCAGCCTGTCGGGTGAAGTGACAGACCAACTCTCTATTTATGCTTCCGCTCTTCTTCTCAAGGCAAAGTATGATGAGGGTGCTGATACAGTTTTTCTAACAAACTCTGATGGGTCGCCTTTGCTGGGTGCTGATGGTAGTCAGCGCATCAATACTACGCTTGTCGGAAACCGGGTTGAAAATACGCCCAAGGTCACACTTTCCGTTGCCGCAGATTATAAACTGGAAGATCTTGTACCTGGCCTTAGTGTGAATGGTGCAGTTTATCATGTTGGAAACCGAGCTTTAAACCCTTCAAACAACGTTCTTGTGCCCAGCTATACAACGTTTGACCTTGGCGCTGCTTACACAGCAGAAGTTGGTTCTAGGCAAACAGTGTTCCGCATTAACTGGGTTAACGTTGGTAATACACGTTACTGGGCGTCTACCGGTGGTGACCTGCTTGCTCAGGCTGCTCCATCAACAATTAAATTCTCTGTTGGCACAGAGTTTTAA